One segment of uncultured Jannaschia sp. DNA contains the following:
- a CDS encoding polysaccharide biosynthesis/export family protein, whose amino-acid sequence MIKTLAAGILTVALVGCGVVYKSPSVPRDADGVRVLPLTAESALIANRAPYTPRAVPAVFGLTAGGGNLGAGGGAVPPASLSRPVRPGQLSLIAPPQVSRGPYEIGVGDVLLLATRQTGSTVEELSGLLAASNRRQGYTVQDDGAIAIPDIGRVDVAGLTLSAAEDALFQALVANNIDPTFSLEVAEFNSKRVSVGGAVAQPTVVPVTLTELTLDEALAGAGGIATGNLDFALVRIYRDGQLYQIPVADYLQRPALQKTTLLAGDSVFVGDEFDLDQAQAYFAEQIQLANFRAGQRNQALNELQAQIGIRRGNLEEARGNFRDRIALDAVDRDYVYLTGEVNNPSRFLLPFGRQATLADALYDNGGFTTQTANPGQIYVLRAASDPADLGAVTAWHLDARNAANLTVATRMQMRPGDVVFLAEQPITRWNRAISQLLPQVIAVGNAVND is encoded by the coding sequence ATGATCAAGACGCTTGCTGCCGGGATTCTGACCGTCGCGCTCGTGGGGTGTGGCGTCGTCTACAAGTCGCCCTCGGTGCCCCGGGACGCGGACGGCGTGCGCGTCCTGCCTCTGACCGCGGAATCCGCCCTGATCGCCAACCGCGCGCCCTACACGCCCCGTGCCGTGCCCGCCGTGTTCGGTCTGACCGCCGGCGGCGGCAATCTCGGCGCAGGGGGCGGTGCGGTCCCACCCGCCTCGCTCTCGCGGCCCGTCCGACCCGGCCAGCTGTCGCTGATCGCGCCGCCGCAGGTCAGCCGCGGCCCCTATGAGATCGGGGTTGGTGACGTCCTTCTGCTCGCCACCCGTCAGACCGGGTCCACCGTCGAGGAGCTGTCGGGTCTTCTGGCCGCGTCCAACCGGCGGCAGGGCTATACCGTGCAGGATGACGGTGCGATCGCCATCCCCGATATCGGCCGCGTCGACGTCGCCGGCCTGACACTGTCGGCCGCCGAGGACGCGCTGTTCCAGGCGCTTGTCGCCAACAATATCGACCCGACCTTCAGCCTCGAAGTCGCCGAGTTCAATTCCAAGCGCGTCTCCGTGGGCGGCGCCGTCGCCCAGCCGACCGTCGTGCCCGTCACCCTGACCGAGCTGACGCTGGACGAGGCGCTGGCCGGGGCGGGCGGCATCGCGACCGGCAATCTCGATTTCGCGCTGGTGCGGATCTACCGCGACGGCCAGCTCTACCAGATTCCCGTCGCGGACTACCTCCAGCGCCCCGCGCTGCAGAAGACGACGCTTCTGGCGGGGGACAGCGTTTTCGTCGGCGACGAGTTCGATCTCGATCAGGCGCAGGCCTATTTCGCAGAACAGATCCAGCTCGCCAATTTCCGGGCCGGTCAGCGCAACCAGGCCCTGAACGAGCTCCAGGCCCAGATCGGCATCCGCCGCGGCAATCTCGAGGAGGCACGGGGCAACTTCCGCGACCGCATCGCGCTCGATGCCGTCGACCGCGACTATGTCTACCTGACGGGCGAGGTGAACAATCCCAGCCGGTTCCTTTTGCCCTTCGGGCGGCAGGCGACGCTGGCCGACGCGCTCTACGACAATGGCGGCTTCACGACGCAGACGGCCAATCCGGGCCAGATCTACGTGCTCCGGGCGGCCAGCGATCCGGCCGATCTGGGAGCCGTCACCGCGTGGCATCTCGACGCGCGCAACGCCGCGAACCTGACGGTCGCCACGAGGATGCAGATGCGGCCCGGCGACGTCGTATTCCTGGCCGAGCAGCCCATCACCCGGTGGAACCGCGCCATCAGCCAGCTTCTGCCGCAGGTCATCGCGGTCGGGAACGCGGTCAACGACTGA
- a CDS encoding metallophosphoesterase encodes MLKTLSKRFGRSATGSVFEAALRPDARTYVVGDIHGRLDLLHGALAFLDADIAENGPDCEIVFLGDYVDRGETSAGVLTLLHGIEAACPVPATVLMGNHERMMLDFMDQPVVAGRRWLVNGGLQTAASFGVAGLTDRAGPKALVAARAAIADAMPDGMLSWLERLPLMHRSGNLVCLHAGADPDLPIDAQDKDTLLWGHRAFTTTPRRDGLWIAHGHHIVETPTVTAGRIAVDTGAYHSGRLTVGILDTDRIDFHIIGA; translated from the coding sequence ATGCTGAAGACATTGAGCAAACGCTTCGGGCGCAGCGCCACCGGTTCGGTCTTCGAGGCCGCGCTGCGACCCGATGCCCGGACCTATGTCGTCGGGGACATCCACGGCCGGCTGGATCTTCTGCACGGCGCGCTGGCGTTTCTGGATGCCGATATCGCCGAGAACGGCCCCGATTGCGAAATCGTGTTCCTCGGGGATTACGTCGACCGGGGCGAGACCTCGGCGGGTGTGCTGACGCTTCTGCATGGGATCGAGGCGGCCTGCCCGGTCCCCGCGACCGTCCTGATGGGCAATCACGAGCGGATGATGCTGGATTTCATGGATCAGCCGGTCGTGGCCGGACGTCGCTGGCTGGTCAATGGAGGGCTCCAGACGGCGGCGAGCTTCGGCGTTGCAGGGCTAACCGACCGCGCCGGTCCGAAGGCCCTTGTCGCCGCGCGCGCCGCAATCGCCGATGCGATGCCCGACGGGATGCTGAGCTGGCTGGAGCGACTGCCCCTGATGCACCGGAGCGGCAATCTCGTCTGCCTTCATGCGGGGGCCGACCCGGACCTGCCGATTGACGCGCAGGACAAGGATACGCTGCTCTGGGGGCATCGCGCCTTCACGACGACGCCCCGGCGCGACGGTCTGTGGATCGCACATGGCCACCATATCGTCGAGACGCCGACCGTCACCGCCGGCCGGATCGCGGTCGATACGGGCGCATATCATTCGGGGCGTCTGACCGTCGGCATCCTCGACACCGACCGGATCGACTTTCACATCATCGGGGCCTGA
- a CDS encoding polysaccharide biosynthesis tyrosine autokinase — MNDSLAISSTVEAAHDDDIGLGKLLLTIWLGKWWVVLTTVLAITVGGLYAFRLAVPIYTAAATVALESREQSVVDFESVVSGLSGDQSIINTEIEVLQSRGLIGKLVDRLDLTTDPEFNATLRPDGVSLGSIVASVVPWLAPEPMEAPTEEQIRNRTINAVLDALSITNIRNSLVFRISVRSESAATATEIANALADLYILEQIEVKFEATARATAWLSEKVAEQGAELEAVQDELTAFTAVSELVTPEEVAALNRQIADLRTRITGMDGATDADEGVAETLQAALDAEDFARILELTGDRALARIMSLDAPSADALRARSIQLVETARSGDRRNVAQARALRVSLAELEAQLAAQSEALLQRQGLERAVEQAQLLFDYFQNRLRETAVQQGIQQADARILSSAVVPINPTSPRKPLILALSAILGMMAGAGALIFREQRQTGYRSAEQLEAQTGVTVMGQLPRVKIKSRKAMLDYLAEKPTSRLAEAFRNLRTSVMLSNLDTPPKVIMSTSSLPGEGKTTQSLALAQNFASLGKTVLLIECDVRRRIFAQKLGFTDGFGLISVLSGEAELGEVIQHSPQLGRVDVLIGEKSNVNPVDTFQSDRFAQFLSDMRARYDVVVIDTAPVLAVPDSRVIAQKVDAVLYSVKWNDTPRSAVREGLRLLETARVKVSGLVLTQIDLAGMEKMGYGEYGRYGRGYYSD; from the coding sequence ATGAATGACAGTCTCGCGATCAGTTCGACCGTCGAGGCCGCGCATGATGACGACATCGGTCTCGGAAAGCTACTCCTGACGATCTGGCTTGGGAAGTGGTGGGTCGTGCTGACCACCGTTTTGGCGATCACGGTCGGCGGGCTCTACGCCTTCCGTCTCGCGGTTCCGATCTACACCGCCGCCGCCACGGTCGCGCTCGAAAGCCGCGAGCAATCCGTCGTCGATTTCGAAAGCGTCGTGTCGGGCCTCTCGGGGGACCAGTCGATCATCAACACCGAGATCGAGGTGCTGCAGTCGCGCGGCCTGATCGGCAAGCTCGTGGATCGGCTCGACCTGACGACCGATCCCGAGTTCAACGCGACGCTGCGCCCGGACGGCGTGTCACTTGGGTCGATCGTCGCGTCGGTCGTCCCGTGGCTCGCGCCCGAGCCGATGGAGGCGCCGACCGAGGAGCAGATCCGCAACCGGACGATCAACGCGGTGCTGGACGCGCTGTCGATCACCAATATCCGCAATTCGCTCGTCTTTCGCATCTCCGTCCGCTCCGAAAGCGCCGCCACCGCGACGGAGATCGCCAACGCGTTGGCCGATCTCTACATTCTCGAACAGATCGAGGTGAAGTTCGAGGCGACGGCCCGCGCCACCGCCTGGCTGAGCGAGAAGGTCGCCGAGCAAGGCGCCGAGCTCGAGGCCGTGCAGGACGAGCTGACCGCCTTCACCGCCGTCTCCGAACTCGTCACCCCCGAGGAGGTCGCGGCGCTCAACCGACAGATCGCCGACCTGCGCACGCGCATCACCGGGATGGACGGCGCGACGGACGCGGACGAAGGCGTGGCCGAGACGCTGCAGGCCGCGCTCGACGCCGAGGATTTCGCCCGCATCCTCGAGCTCACCGGCGACCGCGCGCTGGCCCGGATCATGTCGCTCGACGCGCCCAGTGCCGATGCCTTGCGCGCACGCAGCATCCAGCTGGTCGAGACGGCGCGGAGCGGCGACCGGCGCAACGTGGCGCAGGCTCGGGCCCTGCGCGTATCGCTGGCCGAGCTCGAAGCGCAGCTCGCGGCCCAGTCCGAGGCGCTGTTGCAACGCCAAGGATTGGAGCGCGCGGTCGAGCAGGCGCAGCTTCTCTTCGACTACTTCCAGAACCGCCTGCGCGAGACCGCCGTCCAGCAGGGCATCCAGCAGGCCGATGCGAGGATCCTCAGTTCCGCCGTGGTTCCGATCAATCCCACGAGCCCCCGCAAGCCCCTGATCCTCGCGCTGTCGGCGATTCTCGGGATGATGGCCGGCGCGGGCGCGCTGATCTTCCGGGAACAGCGCCAGACCGGCTACCGCTCGGCCGAACAACTCGAGGCGCAGACCGGCGTCACCGTCATGGGCCAGCTGCCGCGCGTGAAGATCAAGTCCCGCAAGGCAATGCTCGACTATCTCGCCGAGAAGCCGACCTCGCGGCTGGCCGAGGCGTTCCGCAATCTGCGCACGAGCGTGATGCTGTCCAATCTCGACACGCCGCCGAAGGTGATCATGTCGACCTCGTCCCTGCCCGGCGAAGGCAAGACGACCCAATCGCTCGCCCTGGCGCAGAACTTCGCCAGTCTGGGCAAGACCGTCCTGCTCATCGAGTGCGACGTCCGCCGCCGCATCTTCGCGCAGAAGCTCGGTTTCACCGACGGGTTCGGGCTGATCTCGGTGCTGTCGGGCGAGGCCGAGCTGGGCGAGGTCATCCAGCACAGCCCGCAGCTCGGTCGCGTCGACGTCCTGATCGGCGAGAAGAGCAACGTGAACCCGGTCGACACCTTCCAGTCGGACCGCTTCGCGCAGTTCCTTTCCGACATGCGGGCGCGCTACGATGTGGTCGTCATCGACACGGCCCCCGTCCTCGCCGTTCCCGACAGCCGCGTCATCGCCCAGAAGGTCGATGCCGTCCTCTATTCGGTGAAGTGGAACGACACCCCCCGCTCCGCCGTGCGCGAAGGTCTGCGCCTGCTGGAAACCGCGCGCGTCAAGGTCTCGGGCCTCGTGCTGACCCAGATCGACCTCGCAGGAATGGAGAAGATGGGCTACGGCGAATATGGACGCTACGGCCGGGGCTACTACTCCGACTGA